Within the Plectropomus leopardus isolate mb unplaced genomic scaffold, YSFRI_Pleo_2.0 unplaced_scaffold18033, whole genome shotgun sequence genome, the region gcacacacacacacacacactctctctctgcctggCTCATCCTTCTCTGTCTGCCCCCTCCCCAGCAGAATAACCTCAGTAACCCCCCCACTCCTCCGGCCTCCCTGCCCCCGACCCCGCCGCCTGTCGCCCGGCAGAAACTGCTCAACGGCTTCGCCACCACGGAGGAGCTGTCCAGGAAGGACATCACGGAGCAGGACGGTAAGTGGTGTCCATGTAAACCTGGAAACACCACTTAGTTACACATTCAGTGCAAGACCATAAAAACTGTAATCAAAACTGTACTCAACACGAGTATTAGTCAACATAaatagttttggaaaagtcctggaattttgtttcacaagcCTGCAGAATActatgatgtgttcaaggaaaAGTGAAAATCCACcgaatttctaggattttttgacacttttgggATTGTCGTTGGCGTTTTTTAGACTTCTAGGacgttttttaggattttaggacatttttaggattctgGTGTTGTCTGGTGTTCAGACACAGGTGTGAGTGCTGACGGTGGaagcctgttttttgtttttt harbors:
- the LOC121964975 gene encoding histone-lysine N-methyltransferase 2C-like, with the protein product QNNLSNPPTPPASLPPTPPPVARQKLLNGFATTEELSRKDITEQDVKSVKQKGEGLLTLNHASKTVDVPASLPTPPHNNQEELR